From Butyricimonas paravirosa, one genomic window encodes:
- a CDS encoding TonB-dependent receptor, translating to MKKNQAQGHRSSRIFRIFFISWMTCMLYIIPYPSMGQDKGITLNMKNAEATLIFLKIEQQSSYKFFYKTEQIKQLKNISIQVRNAPIKNVLDEIFNGTNFTYETTGEQIVVLEKKIEKKELITVTGNVKDTKGETIIGVAIVIKGTTSGVVTDINGNFSIKAAPDNILQFRFLGMKDKDLPIPANHQLNVIMEDDSRVIEEVVVTGYGDFKKSSYTGSASVVNMDKMKSLPVVSVTQMLEANLPGVSLYSNSGQPGSNVSMRIRGIGSFNASNEPLYVLDGVPITSGNMSSNDMNTGGLGFISTLNPADIENITVLKDAASASLYGARGANGVVLITTRKGSQGKTTYSLKASYGISDLAYTFRETMGGDERRELIREGYLNAQLDEGATPEAAAEYADQQADIYASKPANGYSDWFDELFRKGHQQSYDFSAMGGNSNTQFAGSISYTKQEGVSINSGFERLGGHFNFSNTYKRFDLAMNALLSVTKSKATPEGQWYSSAMYTSKYSLTPSVPIYNEDGTYNTNIPLNGNLNPLYENTINDYYTQVARTFASLEAGYTIIKGLKLSTSFNVDYTYTKDFRYFSPLSSDGLAMNGQGDMWMVENIRYNSNTRLAYSNSFGLHNVDATIAYEVQHWDHDDLFGEAKNYANTKNNTLSNASTPVSVGQTKKGDAMLSYVASVNYDYNQRYYLSFSFRRDGSSRLQKDNRWDNFWALSGSWRISQENFMMSLSSWLTDAKIRLSYGVNGNIPVSLYGFYGSYSTSWSYNEKPAMVESVIANDNLSWEKNYSLNFGIDLSLFDRVNISFDYYKRTTKDLLLDRQVNSITGFGTILDNVGEMENKGFELDIKSVNIQKANFSWSSALNMASNKNKIIKLADLSEFYAANYYIRKEGYSYGTICLREYAGVDPDNGKPMYYSNQEGKDGVRSREKVYDPNDAASIPLVDIYPKLTGGFTNTFRYYFADLSFNFSFSLGGHSYDAAMWALQDDGHAANTNKSVELRRRWQKPGDKTDIPRYVAGQEYGGWWHSSRGIHSTDHLRLKNFTLGISAPKRWTDVLGLSMARVYFSGTNLLTWASYDQYDPELTGTVEFNVPPLKTYAFGIEIGL from the coding sequence ATGAAAAAAAATCAAGCACAAGGACATCGTTCCTCAAGGATTTTCAGGATATTCTTTATTTCCTGGATGACATGTATGCTCTACATTATCCCCTACCCGTCCATGGGGCAAGACAAAGGCATCACGTTGAACATGAAAAATGCCGAGGCGACACTCATATTCCTCAAAATAGAGCAACAGAGTTCTTACAAGTTCTTCTACAAAACAGAGCAGATCAAACAATTGAAGAACATCTCCATACAAGTCAGAAACGCCCCGATCAAAAACGTTCTGGACGAAATTTTCAACGGAACAAATTTCACGTATGAAACCACCGGGGAACAGATCGTTGTTTTAGAAAAGAAAATAGAAAAGAAAGAATTGATTACCGTCACGGGAAACGTGAAAGACACGAAAGGAGAAACAATTATCGGCGTTGCTATCGTGATCAAAGGAACCACGTCCGGCGTGGTGACAGACATCAACGGGAACTTCTCCATCAAAGCGGCCCCGGACAACATCTTACAATTCAGATTCTTAGGAATGAAGGATAAAGATCTACCGATACCTGCAAATCACCAACTTAATGTTATCATGGAAGACGACTCGCGGGTCATTGAAGAAGTTGTCGTGACCGGATACGGGGATTTCAAAAAATCATCCTACACGGGATCGGCTTCCGTGGTAAACATGGATAAAATGAAAAGTCTCCCGGTAGTGTCCGTTACCCAAATGCTGGAAGCCAATCTCCCGGGAGTATCTCTCTATTCAAACTCCGGACAACCCGGTTCGAACGTGAGCATGAGAATCCGCGGTATCGGCTCGTTCAATGCATCCAATGAACCCTTGTACGTGCTGGACGGTGTTCCGATCACATCGGGCAACATGAGTAGTAATGACATGAACACGGGCGGACTTGGCTTTATCTCCACGTTAAACCCGGCCGACATCGAAAACATCACGGTTCTGAAAGATGCCGCTTCCGCCTCGCTTTACGGGGCAAGGGGAGCCAACGGGGTCGTTCTGATTACCACGAGAAAAGGATCACAGGGGAAGACAACATACAGCCTGAAAGCCAGCTACGGTATTTCTGATCTCGCTTACACTTTTCGGGAAACCATGGGAGGAGACGAACGCCGGGAATTAATCCGGGAAGGTTATCTCAATGCTCAGCTAGATGAAGGGGCTACCCCGGAAGCCGCGGCAGAATACGCGGACCAACAAGCTGACATTTACGCGTCAAAACCGGCAAACGGTTATTCCGACTGGTTTGACGAGCTATTCCGCAAGGGCCACCAGCAGAGCTATGATTTCTCCGCAATGGGTGGCAACTCGAATACTCAATTCGCCGGAAGTATCAGTTATACCAAACAGGAAGGTGTGTCCATTAATTCGGGATTCGAACGCCTGGGAGGACATTTCAATTTTTCCAACACGTATAAACGTTTCGATCTGGCCATGAACGCCCTATTATCCGTCACCAAATCCAAAGCGACGCCCGAGGGACAGTGGTATTCCAGTGCCATGTACACGTCCAAGTACAGCTTGACGCCTTCTGTCCCGATCTACAACGAGGACGGGACGTATAACACGAATATCCCGTTAAACGGCAATCTAAACCCTCTTTACGAGAACACAATCAACGATTACTACACGCAGGTTGCCCGAACATTCGCATCACTCGAAGCCGGGTACACAATTATCAAGGGCCTCAAATTGTCCACATCATTCAACGTGGATTACACCTACACGAAAGATTTCCGTTACTTCTCCCCGCTCAGTTCCGACGGACTTGCCATGAATGGACAAGGAGATATGTGGATGGTTGAAAATATCCGGTACAACTCGAATACCCGGTTAGCATACTCCAACTCGTTCGGTTTACACAACGTCGATGCGACCATCGCCTACGAGGTACAACACTGGGATCACGATGACCTTTTCGGAGAGGCTAAAAATTATGCGAACACGAAAAACAATACCCTATCGAACGCCTCGACACCGGTATCCGTGGGCCAAACCAAGAAGGGAGATGCCATGCTGTCCTACGTTGCAAGCGTAAACTATGACTACAATCAAAGATACTATTTGAGTTTCAGCTTCCGTAGGGATGGTTCCTCTCGTTTACAAAAAGATAATCGTTGGGACAATTTCTGGGCTCTCTCCGGCTCGTGGCGTATCTCGCAGGAAAACTTCATGATGAGCCTCTCCTCGTGGTTAACGGATGCCAAGATCAGATTATCTTACGGTGTTAACGGAAATATTCCCGTTTCCCTGTACGGATTCTACGGTTCTTACTCCACGAGCTGGTCATATAACGAGAAACCGGCCATGGTAGAATCGGTCATCGCCAATGATAACCTGAGTTGGGAGAAGAACTATTCCCTGAATTTCGGCATCGATTTGAGTTTATTCGATCGAGTGAATATTTCATTCGACTACTACAAGAGAACGACAAAAGATTTATTACTAGATCGCCAAGTAAACTCAATCACGGGCTTCGGTACGATCCTCGATAATGTCGGAGAAATGGAAAACAAAGGTTTCGAGCTGGATATAAAATCCGTCAATATTCAAAAGGCAAACTTCTCGTGGTCCTCAGCCTTGAACATGGCATCCAATAAAAATAAAATCATCAAACTGGCAGACTTATCCGAATTTTACGCTGCCAACTATTACATCCGCAAAGAAGGTTATTCCTATGGCACAATTTGCTTGAGAGAATATGCCGGGGTCGATCCGGACAACGGGAAACCGATGTATTATTCCAATCAAGAGGGGAAGGACGGAGTACGTTCACGAGAAAAAGTGTATGACCCGAACGACGCAGCATCCATCCCGCTGGTAGATATCTACCCGAAACTAACAGGAGGTTTCACAAATACATTCCGGTATTATTTCGCAGACCTGTCTTTCAACTTCTCATTCTCGCTCGGCGGACATTCATACGACGCTGCCATGTGGGCATTACAGGATGACGGACACGCGGCAAACACAAATAAAAGCGTCGAGTTACGGAGACGCTGGCAGAAACCGGGAGACAAGACCGACATACCCCGATACGTGGCAGGACAAGAGTACGGTGGCTGGTGGCATTCTTCCAGAGGGATACACAGCACGGATCACCTGAGATTGAAAAATTTCACCCTAGGAATCTCCGCACCCAAACGTTGGACCGATGTTCTTGGTCTTTCGATGGCACGTGTTTATTTCTCCGGGACCAACTTGTTGACGTGGGCTTCTTATGACCAATACGATCCTGAATTAACCGGAACCGTAGAGTTCAATGTTCCCCCGTTAAAGACGTATGCTTTCGGTATAGAGATCGGATTATAA
- a CDS encoding FecR family protein: MHDKDNNIKNGDFDQKSTPDKSSRPSPTNDFGTQNSIEDMLFNILNDTASPEEFLTFKEWIKDDSHEKYFQQFKQLWNATTHASISAQEKAKAFRQYQKYILSTPHGKRHNYLRQIPKYAAIIIFSLSIGYYLATQQESPVQPLPSAQIQHFQSPTLIRADGSIINLITTDTTLQEKDGTQLHRSGDRQIRYQKNNSVATQEIYNTLNIPRGERFNITLADGTKVWLNSESSLIFPVNFVGKERVVQLTGQAYFEVQKDSLHPFIVKSRNLETRVLGTSFDICSYPDMAETSIILVEGCIQATAYHRKAILHADQQLTLDTLQQKMSITDIDAKLMTQWKDGILRLDNQNFNEMLDKLSRWYGITFVNNASIDSSDRFNGKFHREDIQEAMHIISLSANITYTIKQDTIFIHPK, from the coding sequence ATGCACGACAAAGACAATAATATAAAAAATGGTGATTTCGATCAAAAATCTACCCCTGACAAATCATCAAGGCCTTCCCCAACGAACGACTTTGGGACGCAAAACTCCATCGAGGATATGCTATTTAATATACTGAATGACACGGCATCCCCCGAAGAATTTTTGACATTTAAAGAATGGATCAAGGATGATTCACACGAGAAATATTTCCAACAGTTCAAACAGCTTTGGAACGCAACCACCCACGCATCTATTTCCGCACAGGAAAAAGCAAAGGCATTCCGGCAATATCAAAAATACATTTTATCGACGCCACACGGGAAACGCCACAACTATCTTCGCCAAATTCCCAAATATGCAGCGATCATCATTTTTTCTCTATCTATCGGGTATTATCTTGCCACTCAACAGGAATCGCCCGTACAGCCATTACCTTCCGCACAAATACAACATTTCCAATCTCCTACACTTATACGTGCAGACGGTTCGATAATTAACCTGATTACCACAGATACGACTCTTCAAGAAAAAGATGGAACACAATTACACCGATCCGGAGATCGCCAGATAAGATACCAGAAAAATAATAGCGTTGCCACTCAAGAAATTTACAACACGTTAAATATTCCTCGCGGGGAGCGATTCAATATCACGTTAGCGGATGGAACCAAAGTATGGTTAAACTCCGAAAGTTCCTTGATATTCCCCGTGAACTTCGTGGGCAAAGAGCGAGTCGTGCAACTCACGGGACAAGCCTATTTCGAGGTGCAAAAAGACTCACTTCATCCGTTTATCGTCAAGAGTCGTAACTTGGAAACACGAGTTCTCGGAACCTCTTTCGATATATGCTCTTACCCAGATATGGCAGAAACCAGTATAATCCTTGTCGAGGGATGTATTCAAGCAACCGCTTATCATAGAAAAGCCATTCTCCACGCGGACCAGCAACTCACGCTAGATACCCTACAACAAAAAATGTCGATCACGGACATTGATGCCAAGTTAATGACCCAATGGAAAGACGGCATTCTCCGCTTGGACAATCAAAATTTTAACGAAATGCTGGACAAACTATCTCGATGGTATGGCATCACATTTGTCAACAACGCCTCGATCGATTCCTCCGATCGTTTCAATGGTAAATTCCATCGGGAAGACATTCAAGAGGCCATGCACATCATCTCATTAAGCGCCAATATCACTTATACCATAAAACAAGATACCATTTTTATTCATCCGAAATAA
- a CDS encoding RNA polymerase sigma-70 factor has product MREHTEQPESIYILQLQHGDKKSFETLFNQYYIPLVDYAYRLLHDRDAAKDIIQDIFFQLWDKHSDLNIKTSLHSYLYKMVYTKCISSIRHQAVIQKYIEHSMLDIYFQELIQTPESELELINKDINHFINEAIDQLPPRCKEIFILSRIEHKSHQEIARQLNLSTKTIENQLTIALARLRKELEWLLVAILFFKHF; this is encoded by the coding sequence ATGCGGGAGCATACTGAACAGCCGGAATCAATCTATATCCTTCAACTCCAACATGGAGATAAAAAGAGCTTTGAAACTCTTTTTAATCAATATTACATTCCGTTAGTAGACTATGCCTACCGTTTACTACATGACCGGGATGCGGCCAAAGATATTATTCAAGACATATTCTTTCAACTATGGGATAAGCACTCTGACCTAAATATAAAAACCTCCCTGCATTCCTACCTGTATAAAATGGTTTACACCAAATGTATCAGTTCTATACGCCACCAAGCGGTGATTCAAAAATATATCGAACATTCCATGCTAGACATTTATTTCCAAGAACTGATTCAAACACCGGAATCCGAACTAGAATTAATAAACAAAGATATAAACCATTTTATCAACGAAGCAATAGACCAGCTCCCACCCCGTTGTAAAGAAATTTTTATTCTTAGCAGGATCGAACACAAATCGCATCAAGAAATTGCCCGACAATTAAATCTATCCACGAAAACAATTGAGAACCAATTAACAATTGCTCTTGCCCGCCTACGTAAAGAGCTTGAATGGTTACTCGTAGCCATTCTTTTCTTTAAACATTTTTAA